In Theileria parva strain Muguga chromosome 4 map unlocalized ctg_529, whole genome shotgun sequence, one DNA window encodes the following:
- the DHRSX gene encoding short chain dehydrogenase family protein, with the protein MLRNTTSSSQNRGNQPKDSCNKNELETQEKRQTTNPEAVYELAYIMDPFMRCTLFLYSWVLYFAIEFLKCRFSIYRLAKRSLVVFFMRLESRGRRFVLLTYFTQATVFLLLLFMFLNFYLSRGARLPRRLVKLTNLKGKVAIVTGGYSGIGLETVRQLLKWNCKVFIFGRNKTEATNAIEKLKLSKSFDEDNVHFVEMDLDDLKSVKKAVETFLKDNDRLDFLINNAGVGLGEPLKDSHGLETYFSSNFLGHFYLTKLLIDVLKKSEGRVISVSSIMHYLYDPKNDRLFETKSTTSLKVDKRNTYYGRSKLFVIWFTHALQRRLKAENSKVLCLAVNPGKVWTKLMVKSIKKHKFYIPKRFLPYLMKDPASASATALYLCAAPSNTLIPGAYYCEVNLGLVRRTAHNEEYEEKLWNLAEEMVKNK; encoded by the exons atgCTGAGAAATACGACTTCTTCAAGCCAAAATAGAGGGAATCAACCTAAGGATTCTTGTAACAAAAATGAACTTGAAACCCAGGAGAAAAGACAAACAACGAATCCAGAAGCTGTTTATGAATTGGCATATATCATGGATCCATTCATGAGATGTACATTGTTCCTCTACAGTTGGGTCTTATACTTCGCAATTGAGTTCTTAAAATGTCGTTTCAGCATCTATAGACTTGCTAAAAGATCACTTGTAGTGTTTTTTATGCGGCTTGAAAGTAGGGGACGGCGGTTTGTTCTATTGACATATTTTACTCAAGCCACGGTGTTTTTGCTATTGTTGTTTatgtttttaaacttttacTTATCGCGAGGAGCTAGATTACCAAGACGGCTAGTTAAACTTACAAATTTGAAAGGCAAAGTTGCCATTGTTACAG GTGGATATAGTGGAATTGGACTTGAAACAGTACGTCAATTACTTAAATGGAATTGTAAAGTGTTTATATTTGGAAGAAATAAAACTGAGGCAACAAACGCAATTGAGAAGTTGAAGTTATCTAAATCATTTGATGA AGATAATGTACACTTTGTTGAAATGGATTTGGATGACTTAAAATCTGTGAAAAAGGCTGTTGAAACGTTTTTAAAGGATAACGACAGATTAGATTTTCTGATTAATAACGCAGGAGTAGGGCTTGGTGAGCCTTTGAAAGATTCGCATGGATTAGAAACTTATTTCTCTTCCAACTTTCTAggtcatttttatttaacaaaactGTTAATTGACGTTTTAAAAAAGTCGGAAGGAAGAGTAATAAGTGTTTCCAGTATTATGCATTATTTGTATGACCCTAAGAACGACAGGCTTTTTGAAACTAAATCCACAACCTCACTTAAAGTTGATAAGAGGAATACATATTACGGGAGATCTAAGCTGTTTGTGATATGGTTCACACACGCATTACAGAGAAG GCTAAAGGCTGAAAATAGTAAGGTGTTGTGTTTGGCTGTAAACCCAGGCAAAGTTTGGACCAAGTTGATGGTGAAATCGATAAAAaaacataaattttatattcctAAACGGTTTTTACCATATTTGATGAAGGACCCTGCTTCGGCATCGGCAACAGCATT ATATCTGTGTGCGGCTCCATCAAATACATTGATACCGGGAGCATATTACTGTGAAGTGAATCTAGGTCTTGTTAGAAGGACTGCTCATAACGAGGAATATGAAGAAAAACTATGGAATTTAGCAGAAGAAATGGTCAAAAACAAATAA
- the Klhdc4 gene encoding Galactose oxidase central domain protein, producing MVKNTGRSGLGEDSKESSGKKTKKSISKECKISNAIKALSEQILKRSVDPSHGRWVDLDSERPSPRAHSTLTLIEGPLCVMFGGEFFDGCKVNLYNDTFLYNLSTNKWKVLDTPSVPLPRCSHQATYYNNRIYIFGGEYNTLDEFHHFNDISYLCLSTLRWNKLDVPCQLPTPRSGHRMVLWKHYWVLFGGFHDNGKESTYYNDLYYFDLDNNRWHQVNQKLFTASLPEPRAGCVLLSLNDGKHLMMHGGFSKKDSSNDVVGLSYKDSWLIDMNLLLSNNGNVLVWSKVKGCEPEFSTGLSYATSSEYAVLFGGVNDEYKGLHVKSTFSNKCFKLNLNQRKYNPTEIVFDQENKEDNLGFSQLSLSRSHPTPRMNSNGVVYNDTFYIFGGIVEVKDVEITESDCWALDLKRNEWKCIDEGYENEQLYNNQIESDESDEEIEEEMDEDSGEETEEMYGSDEGDSYEDTEDDLED from the exons atggtaAAGAATACTGGAAGATCAGGCTTAGGTGAGGATTCCAAGGAATCTTCGGGAAAGAAGACTAAGAAAAGTATTAGTAAAGAGTGTAAAATATCTAATGCAATAAAAGCTTTAAGtgaacaaattttaaaaagaaGTGTTGATCCGAGTCATGGAAGATGGGTTGATTTGGATTCTGAAAGGCCATCGCCAAGAGCACACTCAACTCTAACATTAATTGAagg ACCCCTTTGCGTGATGTTTGGAGGAGAGTTTTTTGACGGTTGTAAGGTTAACTTGTATAACGATACATTCctatataatttaagtaCAAATAAATGGAAGGTTTTGGATACTCCATCAGTGCCACTTCCAAGATGTTCACATCAAGCAACATACTACAA TAATCGCATTTACATATTTGGTGGAGAATATAACACACTGGATGAATTCCATCACTTCAATGACATTAGTTATCTGTGTTTATCAACACTAAGGTGGAATAAGCTGGATGTACCATGTCAATTACCTACTCCTAGAAGCGGTCATAGAATG gtATTATGGAAACATTACTGGGTATTATTTGGTGGGTTCCACGATAACGGAAAGGAATCGACATACTACAATGACCTGTATTACTTTGACTTGGATAATAATCGATGGCATCAAGTTAACCAGAAACTATTTACGGCATCACTACCGGAGCCGAGAGCAGGCTGTGTATTACTGTCATTGAATGATG GTAAACACCTGATGATGCATGGGGGATTCAGTAAAAAGGACTCATCAAATGATGTGGTTGGATTGAGTTACAAG GATTCATGGCTTATTGACATGAATTTGTTGTTGTCAAACAATGGAAATGTTCTAGTATGGTCGAAAGTAAAAGGCTGTGAACCCGAGTTTTCTACAG gCTTATCATATGCCACAAGTTCTGAGTACGCTGTTTTGTTTGGAGGAGTTAACGACGAGTATAAAGGACTACATGTAAAGTCCACATTCTCAAATAAGTGCtttaagttaaatttaaaccaaAG GAAATATAATCCAACTGAAATAGTATTTGACCAAGAAAATAAAGAAGATAACCTGGGATTCTCACAGTTATCATTGTCAAGGTCACATCCTACCCCGAGAATGAACTCCAACGGAGTAGTATACAAtgacacattttatatatttggaGGAATAGTTGAGGTTAAAGATGTGGAAATCACAGAGAGTGATTGCTGGGCACTGGATCTTAAAAG GAACGAGTGGAAGTGTATAGATGAGGGCTATGAAAATGAACAGTTGTACAATAATCAAATAGAATCAGACGAAAGTGATGAAGAAATCGAAGAGGAAATGGATGAAGATAGTGGTGAAGAAACAGAAGAAATGTATGGATCCGACGAAGGTGATTCTTACGAGGACACGGAAGATGATTTAGAAGATTAA
- a CDS encoding AP2 domain protein, translating to MDNVLNTQDYQCVLQNQNYDSLKGHNYENFMNSDQFLEENCYQEYPNVNKGEEYTPSNGYENYKNSNSSNIDENIMTNYKMDEEFNNYKLDNYNLDYNYGYNGVNGYTLPDNTKCVNGNDKMVANGNIQGYSNKNYVDSVSTTCGVDSANKDACYYDQYQYYMNYPVMYNMPNIQNPNTMVTISNLPDNMINETKLMNLKDADKFSNSTIENDSVSDVDCTDGTNPPANRSDPIYTAISGLKWKSKSKKWVVRWDNPITNRRVYKYFSGTRYGFLGAHKRAKYYLEFLNASVGKIQNTSPGNPFCRRTEGPPKGKQNKSLIRKMYFSAQNDNAYQHEYMNSMMNCNHSGQNLINYSQTLESQMGYNGEFMPRNGQNFNRSSEVMDFNNKVGSTMDNPWFFNQHQMFNNY from the coding sequence ATGGATAATGTCTTAAACACACAAGATTATCAGTGTGTCTTACAGAATCAGAATTACGACTCCTTGAAGGGTCACAACTATGAAAATTTCATGAATTCTGACCAATTTCTTGAGGAAAATTGTTATCAAGAATATCCAAATGTAAACAAAGGCGAAGAATATACACCCTCAAACGGTTAcgaaaattacaaaaacaGTAACAGTTCAAATATTGATGAAAATATAATGactaattataaaatggatgaggaatttaataattacaagttggataattataatttggaTTATAATTATGGCTACAATGGAGTAAATGGGTACACATTACCAGATAACACAAAGTGTGTAAACGGTAACGATAAAATGGTTGCTAATGGAAACATACAAGGATACTCAAACAAAAACTATGTTGATAGTGTAAGTACGACATGTGGAGTTGATAGTGCTAATAAAGATGCTTGTTATTATGATCAATATCAGTACTATATGAATTATCCAGTCATGTATAACATGCCTAACATACAGAACCCTAACACTATGGTCACTATTAGTAATTTACCCGATAATATGATCAACGAAACTAAGTTAATGAATTTGAAAGATGCAGATAAATTCAGCAACAGCACTATTGAAAACGATAGCGTATCTGATGTTGATTGTACTGACGGAACAAATCCTCCTGCTAACAGAAGTGACCCTATCTACACAGCCATTAGCGGTTTGAAGTGGAAGAGTAAGAGTAAAAAGTGGGTTGTAAGATGGGATAATCCTATTACTAACAGGAGAGTATACAAATACTTCTCAGGAACGCGCTATGGGTTCCTCGGTGCTCATAAAAGAGCCAAATATTATCTCGAATTTCTGAACGCATCAGTTGGAAAGATACAAAATACTAGTCCTGGAAATCCATTTTGTAGACGTACTGAAGGACCGCCCAAAGGCAAACAGAACAAATCACTAATTAGGAAAATGTACTTTTCCGCTCAAAATGACAATGCTTACCAACACGAGTACATGAACTCGATGATGAACTGCAATCACAGTGgacaaaatttaataaattatagtCAAACTCTAGAAAGTCAAATGGGTTACAATGGTGAGTTTATGCCTAGAAATGGTCAAAATTTCAATCGTAGCAGTGAAGTTATGGATTTTAACAACAAGGTAGGAAGTACCATGGATAACCCCTGGTTCTTTAACCAACACCAAATGTTCAATAATTACTAA
- a CDS encoding ubiquinol-cytochrome C reductase UQCRX/QCR9-like family protein, with amino-acid sequence MVFGSPFSDKYSKRILESLKKSRKGKDVFASLYNFVNSTRIYEHVLKHTHRYWLFTIFGGCISCFCLSSVCDCIWKHVNKGRLYIDLKNDEVQVESEE; translated from the exons ATGGTTTTTGGAAGTCCTTTTTCAGataaatattctaaacGTATTTTagaaagtttaaaaaagaGCAGAAAGGGCAAAGATGTGTTCGCCTCTTTATACAACTTTGTCAACAGTACAAG GATATATGAACATGTTTTAAAACATACACATCGATATTGGTTGTTTACTATTTTTGGAGGCTGTATTTCTTGTTTCTGTCTGAGCTCGGTTTGTGACTGTATTTGGAAACATGTTAACAAAGGG AGGCTTTAcattgatttaaaaaatgatgaagTTCAAGTAGAATCTGAagaataa
- a CDS encoding putative integral membrane protein, with product MEIKSLYYYILYRIIYLCVITMNIGCTTDINPYKDIQKILSEDFNPHLPQVEHNVMPWKMNYSFKNKKILEFKNISDFPLDGICKCTLEEVNEEESNIIFGSDLI from the exons atggaGATTAAATcgttatattattatattttgtatagaataatttatttatgtgtGATAACAATGAACATTGGATGCACGACTGATATAAACCCTTATAAAGatatacaaaaaatattaagtgaAGATTTTAACCCACATTTACCACAAGTTGAACATAACGTAATGCCCTGGAAAATGAACTACTCATTTAAGAACaagaaaattttagagTTTAAGAATATATCA GATTTCCCTTTGGATGGAATCTGCAAGTGTACCCTGGAAG AGGTCAACGAGGAAGAATCCAACATCATTTTTGGTTCAGATTTAATTTGA
- the PYK gene encoding pyruvate kinase has protein sequence MSFKRVMSSSSGDSIHQHSNISLQKVMREISYSDIRDKRTHIVCTMGPACGNVETIVKMIKSGMNICRFNFSHGNHETHTKTLNLVKEALKSVPEANIGLMLDTKGPEIRTGFLKNHTPITLEAGKTLKITTDYTIEGDESIISCSYKKLPQSVKVGNIILIADGSLSCEVLAVFDDYIEVKVLNNAKIGEYKNMNLPGVKVELPVLTDSDKDYILNFGIPNQMDFIALSFTQTADEVRYVRELLGEKGKHIKIIPKIENIEGLANYDEILEASDGIMVARGDLGMEMPIEKVCLAQKMMIKRANMCGKPIITATQMLESMVNNPRPTRAESADVINAVLDGSDCVMLSGETAGGKFPVECVKIMAKLCFEAENCLSTRDLMAESLLLNSSQFTVQESIARSAVFLSIDIEAKMILVFTQTGRASRLVSKYRPRCLILSLSEDIHVVKSLSISRAVISVLVDSLEDTDKNVERAINHAKLRDMLRKDDLIVVVHGARENVSGSSDLIKVVKIP, from the exons ATGTCTTTCAAAAGGGTCATGTCAAGCTCCTCAGGAGATTCCATACACCAACACTCAAACATCTCATTACAAAAAGTGATGAGAGAAATCTCTTATAGCGACATAAGAGATAAAAGAACACACATTGTTTGTACAATGGGACCCGCTTGTGGAAATGTAGAAACAATCGTGAAGATGATCAAATCAG gaaTGAACATTTGCCGATTCAACTTCTCACACGGGAACCATGAAACTCACACTAAAACGCTGAATTTGGTCAAGGAGGCCTTAAAGTCTGTACCAGAGGCTAACATTGGACTTATGTTGGATACCAAGGGGCCTGAAATCAGGACTGGATTCCTTAAAAATCATACTCCAATTACCCTGGAGGCAGGAAAAACCCTGAAAATCACAACAGACTACACAATTGAAGGTGATGAGAGCATCATTTCATGTTCATACAAGAAATTGCCTCAGTCTGTAAAGGTTGGAAATATCATCCTAATTGCTGACGGATCACTTTCATGCGAGGTTCTAGCCGTGTTCGACGATTACATTGAGGTCAAAGTTCTCAACAACGCTAAGATAGGAGAGTACAAGAACATGAACCTGCCAGGCGTCAAGGTTGAGCTACCAGTGCTAACTGATAGTGACAAGGACTACATTCTCAACTTTGGAATCCCAAACCAGATGGATTTCATTGCACTCTCATTCACTCAGACCGCCGACGAGGTAAGGTATGTGAGAGAGTTGCTGGGAGAAAAGGGgaaacacattaaaatcaTCCCCAAAATCGAAAACATTGAAGGACTAGCAAACTATGATGAAATTCTTGAAGCTTCAGATGGAATCATGGTAGCCCGTGGTGACTTGGGTATGGAAATGCCAATTGAAAAAGTTTGCCTAGCACAAAAAATGATGATCAAAAG GGCGAATATGTGCGGGAAGCCGATAATAACAGCAACACAAATGTTAGAATCGATGGTAAATAACCCGAGACCAACAAGAGCAGAGTCAGCAGATGTCATTAACGCAGTATTGGATGGGTCAGATTGTGTGATGTTGTCAGGAGAAACAGCAGGAGGAAAGTTCCCAGTCGAgtgtgttaaaataatggcGAAACTGTGCTTTGAGGCAGAAAATTGCCTCTCAACAAGAGATTTGATGGCTGAAAGTTTGTTGCTGAACTCCTCTCAGTTCACAGTACAGGAATCCATTGCAAGATCAGCAGTGTTTCTGTCAATAGATATTGAGGCAAAGATGATCTTGGTGTTCACACAAACAGGAAGAGCAAGCCGTCTGGTGTCAAAATATAGGCCCAGATGCTTGATACTCTCACTGTCTGAGGACATACACGTCGTCAAGTCGCTGAGCATTAGCAGAGCTGTGATTTCAGTACTTGTTGACAGCCTGGAAGACACGGATAAGAATGTAGAACGCGCAATCAACCATGCGAAACTGAGAGATATGTTACGCAAGGATGATTTAATTGTAGTTGTGCACGGAGCCAGGGAAAATGTGTCGGGGTCATCAGACCTCATTAAAGTTGTAAAAATCCCTTAG
- the DHRSX gene encoding short chain dehydrogenase family protein has translation MKTASLRRNAKLNPVLPRRLALLFEPAVQSSILLYLYVFYLLVKLYLVKFDLYSLAKNCFLVALFELNNKSKKLLFSCLFFQFSMLTSMVVLFIYHFVASGSRLPAHVLSNTNLKGKVAIVTGGYSGIGLEIVYQLLKWNCKVVILGRDKTRATNAIERMKSTKSFDVNNVNFVEMDLDNLTSVKNAANTFLNMFDRLDFLINNAGVYTSGLKTTKFKLESNFSTNFLGLFYLTKLLLDVVKKSQGRILNVSSVAHFKYNPDTDPIFETKSTTSLKCSTLNGYYGRSKLYVIWFTHALQRRLRAENSKAFTVSLAPGVVQTKMVLQVQRAHRYMVPMYVNLLTLRKPVDGAATSLHLCTTNAKDLVPGAYYDNRRLAFVSKYADDFEREEKLWKLAEELVEKLE, from the exons ATGAAAACAGCGTCACTTAGGAGGAATGCAAAGTTAAATCCAGTCCTTCCTAGAAGGCTGGCTCTTTTATTTGAGCCAGCTGTACAGTCTAGTATATTGCTTTACTTATAcgtattttatttgttgGTAAAGTTGTACCTAGTCAAGTTTGATTTATACTCACTGGCAAAAAACTGCTTCTTGGTAGCATTGTTTGAATTGAACAATAAATCGAAGAAACTCCTGTTTTCATGTTTGTTCTTTCAATTCTCAATGTTAACATCGATGGTGGTACTTTTCATATATCATTTTGTTGCATCCGGTTCAAGATTGCCAGCACATGTATTATCAAACACAAATTTAAAGGGGAAAGTCGCAATTGTTACAG gtGGATACAGCGGAATCGGTCTTGAAATTGTATATCAATTGCTTAAATGGAATTGCAAAGTAGTTATATTGGGAAGGGATAAGACTAGAGCAACTAATGCCATTGAAAGAATGAAGTCAACCAAATCATTTGATGT aaataatgtaaattttgttGAAATGGATTTGGATAACTTAACCTCAGTAAAGAATGCAGCTAACACTTTTTTGAATATGTTTGATAGGcttgattttttaattaataacgCGGGAGTTTACACTTCTGGACTTAAAActactaaatttaaactcGAGTCGAATTTTTCTACAAACTTTCTTGGGCTATTTTATTTGACAAAGCTGTTATTGGATGTTGTAAAAAAATCGCAAGGAAGAATACTAAACGTTTCCAGTGTGGCTCACTTCAAGTATAATCCAGATACAGACCCGATTTTTGAAACTAAATCTACAACTTCTCTTAAATGTAGTACATTAAATGGATACTATGGAAGATCTAAACTGTATGTTATTTGGTTTACACACGCATTACAGAGGAG GTTGAGAGCTGAAAATAGTAAGGCTTTTACAGTCAGTTTGGCACCGGGAGTAGTACAAACAAAAATGGTGTTACAAGTACAAAGAGCACACCGTTATATGGTACCAATGTATGTGAACCTGCTTACTCTGAGGAAACCTGTTGATGGAGCAGCAACATCATT GCATTTGTGTACAACTAACGCAAAGGATCTTGTACCCGGAGCATACTATGATAATAGAAGGCTGGCTTTTGTATCAAAATATGCTGATGACTTTGAGCGTGAGGAAAAACTTTGGAAATTAGCCGAAGAACTTGTAGAGAAActtgaataa
- a CDS encoding 39S ribosomal L46 family protein, whose translation MFSQTLLKLYKINILRDRNRYFTTKFLSEHSGWHLKVSLCLERQPLQYTENEIDKLFREFSELWAFKTKNTLRIPSLSTIERKITHKLERSKESPTKSPVTDTPESKKEITQEDDLESLLSSELDLNLLPRRSRRVLDKDKTEKVSKVQSDDDLHNLKRFPKSWLFFLIKYKDSPWSLPVTDLYYGDSIRETLFRLCDEQISNTYRPYFLGYSPFTYQQLPLPTHRNSRFSSKESEIEGEKIFYYRARHISSTEIGDLVTDGVEDFAWCTFDELVSKLDRSKFHKVINSLPIFNDI comes from the exons ATGTTTTCTcaaacattattaaaattgtataaaataaatattcttaGAGATAGAAATAGGTATTTTACAACCAAATTCCTTAGTGAGCATTCTGGATGGCATTTAAAAGTATCACTGTGTTTGGAAAGGCAACCTCTCCAATACACAGAAAATGAAATCGATAAACTATTTAGAGAATTCTCAGAATTATGGGcttttaaaactaaaaatacGCTCAGGATTCCATCACTTTCAACAATTGAACGTAAAATAACACACAAACTTGAGAGATCTAAAGAATCGCCAACAAAGTCACCTGTTACAGATACACCTGAATCAAAGAAGGAAATAACTCAAGAAGATGATTTGGAGTCTTTACTAAGCTCAGAAttagatttaaatttgttaccTAGGAGGTCCAGAAGAGTGTTGGACAAAGATAAA aCTGAAAAGGTTTCTAAAGTACAATCAGATGATGATTTGcataatttaaaaagaTTCCCCAAAAGTTGGTTATTTTTtctaataaaatacaagGACTCACCCTGGTCATTACCAGTTACTGACCTTTACTATGGTGATTCAATTAGAGAG ACCCTTTTCCGTCTATGTGATGAACAAATTTCTAACACTTACAGGCCCTACTTTCTGGGCTACTCACCCTTCACATATCAGCAGTTGCCTTTGCCAACACACAGAAACTCAAGATTTTCATCAAAAGAATCAGAAATAGAAGGAGAAAag atTTTTTACTATAGAGCTAGGCATATCTCTTCTACCGAGATTGGAGACTTAGTAACTGATGGTGTTGAAGACTTTGCATGGTGTACATTCGACGAACTTGTATCAAAGTTGGATAGATCAAAGTTCCATAAGGTTATAAACTCACTTCCAATATTTAACGATATTTGA